One genomic window of Polyangium aurulentum includes the following:
- a CDS encoding 1-aminocyclopropane-1-carboxylate deaminase/D-cysteine desulfhydrase, translating into MRGTSRDKGAIAPGRSEPRLFAEMPALAREVPWIPLVHGPTPVERCTAIAPFLGRDDVWMKRDDLASPLYGGNKIRRFEHVLADAERRGAREILTVGGLASTQVTATVLFGRALGFDVSAVLFEQPVTSFARRSMLIQASAGARLIHGGGYAATGLRTAMALALGGKKTYFVPPGASEPMANLGYVGAMFELADQVARNELPRPDLIVLPAGSGGTTAALALGIMMLGWPTTVIAVRITERIACNRATIRLLVEMTASYLARRGGTLSRRRLPDPRFTVDHRAIGKGYGHPTPEALRAVPEVERLLGVPGEITYSGKALAGLRRIATENPRKTILLWNTLSATWPEPTLGPADLPPAFARYFRGDVPI; encoded by the coding sequence ATGCGCGGGACGTCGCGAGACAAGGGGGCGATCGCGCCGGGGCGGAGCGAGCCGCGGCTCTTCGCCGAGATGCCGGCCCTCGCCCGCGAGGTGCCATGGATCCCGCTCGTGCACGGCCCGACGCCCGTCGAGCGGTGCACCGCCATCGCGCCCTTCCTCGGCCGCGACGACGTGTGGATGAAGCGCGACGACCTGGCCTCGCCGCTCTACGGCGGCAACAAGATCCGCCGCTTCGAGCACGTCCTGGCCGACGCAGAGCGGCGCGGGGCCCGCGAGATCCTCACCGTCGGAGGCCTCGCCTCGACGCAGGTGACGGCCACGGTCCTCTTCGGACGAGCGCTCGGCTTCGACGTGTCTGCCGTGCTCTTCGAGCAGCCGGTGACGTCGTTCGCGCGCCGCTCGATGCTCATCCAGGCCTCTGCCGGCGCGCGGCTCATCCACGGCGGGGGCTACGCCGCGACCGGGCTGCGCACGGCCATGGCCCTCGCGCTCGGCGGCAAGAAGACGTACTTCGTGCCCCCGGGCGCGAGCGAGCCCATGGCGAACCTCGGCTACGTCGGCGCGATGTTCGAGCTGGCCGATCAGGTCGCGCGCAACGAGCTGCCGAGGCCCGATCTCATCGTCCTGCCCGCGGGCAGCGGGGGCACGACCGCGGCGCTCGCGCTGGGGATCATGATGCTCGGGTGGCCCACCACGGTCATCGCCGTGCGCATCACCGAGCGCATCGCTTGCAACCGCGCGACGATCCGGCTGCTCGTGGAGATGACCGCGAGCTACCTCGCGCGCCGCGGGGGGACCCTCTCCCGCCGCCGCCTGCCCGATCCGCGCTTCACCGTCGATCACCGCGCGATCGGCAAAGGCTACGGCCACCCCACGCCCGAGGCGCTGCGCGCCGTCCCCGAGGTCGAGCGACTGCTCGGCGTGCCGGGCGAGATCACCTACAGCGGCAAGGCGCTCGCGGGGCTGCGCAGGATCGCCACGGAGAACCCTCGCAAGACGATCCTGCTCTGGAACACGCTGTCGGCCACGTGGCCCGAGCCGACGCTCGGGCCCGCGGATCTGCCGCCGGCGTTCGCGCGCTACTTCCGCGGCGACGTGCCGATCTGA
- the serC gene encoding 3-phosphoserine/phosphohydroxythreonine transaminase → MTRVHNFNAGPAALPLAALERAQREMLDFEGTGMSIIEHSHRGKAFEGVHNEALGLLRELLAIPDDYHVLFLQGGASQQFAMVPMNLLPQGRSADYVLTGNWSEKAYEEAQRVGTVRVAATTAEGKRYTRVPRQDELQLDPNAAYVHMTTNNTLFGTQWHSYPDVGSVPLVADMSSDFLWRPIDVSKFALIYAGAQKNIGPSGVTVVIARKDLVAGGRKDIPKIFQYATFAENNSLYNTPPTFAIYLVRNVLAVTKELGGLAEIERRNREKASVLYGAIDAMADFYRAPVSKESRSTMNVVFRLPTEELEKQFIAEAAKKGMVGLAGHRLTGGVRVSLYNAVPLSSVQVLVDFMKEFAKRG, encoded by the coding sequence ATGACCCGCGTGCACAACTTCAATGCCGGTCCCGCCGCGCTCCCCCTCGCCGCGCTCGAGCGCGCGCAGCGCGAGATGCTCGATTTCGAGGGCACGGGGATGTCGATCATCGAGCACAGCCATCGCGGCAAGGCCTTCGAGGGCGTCCACAACGAGGCGCTCGGCCTTTTGCGCGAGCTGCTCGCGATCCCCGACGACTACCACGTGCTCTTCCTGCAGGGCGGCGCGAGCCAGCAGTTCGCGATGGTCCCGATGAACCTCTTGCCGCAAGGGCGCAGCGCCGACTACGTGCTCACCGGCAACTGGTCCGAGAAGGCCTACGAAGAGGCCCAGCGCGTGGGGACGGTGCGCGTCGCGGCCACGACGGCCGAGGGCAAGCGCTATACGCGCGTGCCGCGCCAGGACGAGCTGCAGCTCGATCCGAACGCGGCCTACGTCCACATGACGACGAACAACACGCTCTTCGGGACGCAGTGGCACAGCTATCCGGACGTGGGCTCGGTGCCCCTCGTCGCGGACATGTCGAGCGACTTTCTCTGGCGCCCGATCGACGTCTCCAAGTTCGCGCTGATCTACGCCGGAGCGCAGAAGAACATCGGTCCGTCGGGCGTGACCGTGGTCATCGCGCGCAAGGATCTCGTGGCCGGCGGGCGCAAGGACATCCCCAAGATCTTCCAGTACGCGACCTTTGCCGAGAACAACTCGCTCTACAACACGCCGCCGACCTTCGCGATCTACCTCGTGCGCAATGTCCTCGCGGTGACCAAGGAGCTCGGCGGGCTCGCGGAGATCGAGCGTCGTAACCGCGAAAAGGCGAGCGTTTTGTACGGCGCGATCGACGCGATGGCCGATTTCTATCGGGCTCCGGTCTCGAAGGAGAGCCGCAGCACGATGAACGTCGTCTTCCGCCTCCCCACCGAGGAGCTCGAGAAGCAGTTCATCGCCGAGGCCGCCAAGAAGGGAATGGTCGGGCTCGCGGGTCATCGCCTCACGGGCGGGGTTCGCGTCTCGCTCTACAACGCCGTCCCGCTCTCCTCGGTGCAGGTCCTCGTCGACTTCATGAAGGAGTTCGCGAAGCGCGGGTGA
- a CDS encoding serine/threonine-protein kinase, with the protein MSSLGPGSIIAGRYRMVDLLGRGAMGEVWRAEHTSLGTPVAIKLIDIELLGSEHNKTELVQRFFREAKAAAALRSPHVVQIHDHGYEGPLPYIAMELLEGETLEQRIERDRVLPPMFVAEIITHVARAMLKAHEAGIVHRDLKPSNVFLVKNDDEEVGKVLDFGIAKATHSGVLGSSGGVSTRTGSVVGTPCYMSPEQALGNKTIDHRADLWAIGVIAYESLCGRRPFDSDALGDLIVQICARPLPVPSSVAPVPEGFDAWFAKACARDPNERFQSAKELAESLRWILAPDTTAIRRMSMSSLPNIAAPPPRPSQPDPSALAKTDPTTMTHRGLVSAVTAAQPSPKRVRPAVIAFAAAAALLVGGAVVVMLSRTGGPPASEPPAQASQPAATTPPPPEPVQSAAPTTDTVVGTVPPPEPVAPPEPTASAAPPQPTSKATSKATTTKAQTGTTKTKSGSTTTTKTKKDQLGF; encoded by the coding sequence ATGAGTAGCTTAGGACCCGGAAGCATCATCGCCGGGCGGTACCGGATGGTCGATCTGCTCGGGCGCGGCGCCATGGGAGAGGTCTGGCGAGCGGAGCACACCTCGCTCGGGACCCCCGTCGCGATCAAGCTGATCGACATCGAGCTCCTCGGGTCCGAGCACAACAAGACCGAGCTGGTGCAGCGCTTCTTCCGCGAGGCCAAGGCCGCCGCCGCGCTGCGAAGCCCTCACGTCGTTCAGATCCACGATCACGGCTACGAGGGCCCCCTGCCCTACATCGCGATGGAGCTGCTCGAGGGCGAGACGCTCGAGCAGCGCATCGAGCGCGACAGGGTGCTGCCGCCGATGTTCGTGGCGGAGATCATCACGCACGTCGCGCGCGCCATGCTCAAGGCGCACGAGGCCGGGATCGTCCATCGCGATCTGAAGCCGAGCAACGTCTTCCTCGTGAAGAACGACGACGAGGAGGTCGGCAAGGTCCTCGACTTCGGCATCGCCAAGGCCACGCACTCCGGCGTTCTCGGCAGCTCGGGCGGCGTCTCGACGCGCACCGGATCGGTCGTGGGGACGCCCTGCTACATGAGCCCCGAGCAGGCCCTCGGCAACAAGACCATCGATCACCGGGCCGATCTCTGGGCGATCGGCGTCATCGCGTACGAGAGCCTCTGCGGGCGGCGGCCGTTCGACAGCGACGCGCTCGGCGATCTCATCGTGCAGATCTGCGCGCGCCCGCTGCCCGTGCCCTCGTCGGTCGCGCCCGTGCCGGAGGGCTTCGACGCGTGGTTCGCCAAGGCGTGCGCGCGCGATCCGAACGAGCGCTTCCAGTCCGCCAAGGAGCTGGCCGAGTCGCTGCGCTGGATCCTCGCCCCCGACACGACCGCGATCCGGCGGATGAGCATGTCCTCGCTGCCGAACATCGCCGCGCCCCCGCCGCGCCCGTCGCAGCCCGATCCGTCGGCCCTCGCGAAGACCGATCCGACGACGATGACCCATCGCGGGCTCGTCTCCGCCGTCACGGCAGCGCAGCCTTCGCCGAAGCGCGTCCGGCCTGCCGTGATCGCCTTTGCCGCAGCCGCGGCGCTCCTCGTCGGAGGCGCGGTGGTCGTCATGCTGAGCAGGACGGGCGGGCCACCCGCGTCCGAGCCGCCTGCGCAGGCCTCGCAGCCCGCGGCGACGACGCCCCCGCCGCCCGAGCCCGTGCAGAGCGCCGCGCCTACGACCGACACCGTGGTGGGCACGGTCCCGCCGCCCGAGCCTGTGGCCCCGCCCGAGCCCACGGCCTCGGCCGCGCCGCCCCAGCCCACGTCGAAGGCCACGTCGAAGGCCACCACGACCAAGGCGCAGACCGGCACGACCAAGACAAAATCGGGCTCGACGACGACCACGAAAACGAAGAAGGATCAGTTGGGCTTCTGA
- a CDS encoding tetratricopeptide repeat protein — MRLSKVVVPLLAAALHLGSAPAFAQQPINDQLRVTARALGEEGIKLFEEGKYKEALDRFERADELVHAPTLGLLAARSLEKLGRLIEASERYRAVMLVQLDAKAPEPFKEAQETASKELEAVRARIPTLEIVVEGPGAEAAKVTLDGNEVPRAIIGVKTPVDPGVHRLEAETPTAAAVSDLSIDEKQAARAVLTLVPKAPAPGEKQPVVGPKPKPSTQRTIGFVTLGVGGGLAVMGIAAGITGLVKQSELVDEYGCKDEACPPSAKDALDSYTTTRTLSIVGYVAGGVGLATGLVLVLTAPKAPARTNKAHVEPWIGIGSAGLRGTF, encoded by the coding sequence ATGCGGCTCTCCAAGGTCGTCGTCCCCCTCCTCGCGGCAGCGCTCCACCTGGGCAGCGCTCCGGCGTTCGCGCAGCAGCCGATCAACGATCAGCTCCGCGTGACGGCCCGCGCGCTCGGGGAGGAGGGCATCAAGCTCTTCGAGGAGGGCAAGTACAAGGAGGCCCTCGACCGCTTCGAGCGCGCCGATGAGCTGGTGCACGCGCCGACGCTGGGGCTCCTGGCGGCGCGCTCGCTCGAGAAGCTCGGGCGCCTGATCGAGGCCTCCGAGCGCTACCGCGCGGTGATGCTCGTGCAGCTCGACGCCAAGGCGCCCGAGCCGTTCAAGGAGGCGCAGGAGACGGCGAGCAAGGAGCTCGAGGCGGTGCGCGCGCGCATCCCGACGCTCGAGATCGTGGTCGAGGGCCCCGGGGCCGAAGCGGCCAAGGTGACGCTCGACGGCAACGAGGTGCCGAGGGCGATCATCGGCGTCAAGACGCCTGTCGACCCCGGCGTTCACCGCCTCGAGGCCGAGACGCCCACCGCGGCGGCGGTCTCGGACCTGAGCATCGACGAGAAGCAGGCCGCGCGCGCCGTGCTCACGCTCGTGCCCAAGGCGCCGGCGCCCGGCGAAAAGCAGCCGGTCGTGGGTCCCAAGCCCAAGCCCTCGACGCAACGCACCATCGGCTTCGTGACCCTCGGCGTCGGCGGCGGGCTGGCCGTGATGGGCATCGCGGCCGGGATCACCGGGCTCGTGAAGCAGAGCGAGCTGGTCGACGAGTACGGCTGCAAGGACGAAGCGTGCCCTCCGAGCGCCAAGGATGCTCTCGACTCGTACACCACGACGAGGACGCTCTCGATCGTCGGGTATGTCGCCGGCGGCGTCGGCCTCGCCACGGGCCTGGTGCTGGTCCTCACGGCGCCCAAGGCACCGGCCCGGACAAACAAGGCGCACGTCGAGCCCTGGATCGGCATCGGCAGCGCGGGTCTGCGCGGCACGTTCTAG
- a CDS encoding IS630 family transposase has translation MQRPRLTISLNDDERSTLEAWANPRKEAPSGPPRRALRARMVLLCAEGLDDATIAAHLGTGASTVGKWRGRFVRDRLAGLDDSARSGVPRRITDAQIEDVVLRTLEKTPPGGLRWTRRAMAHATGLSRSTIDRLWRAFGLSPHRAAAEETARPLRLDAVRAVVGLSSSPPDSALVLAVEDEAPPGEGPLRLGPLVLSAPCPAEPDPHEVGTAMRALLLQADRTTVQGKKPYRPRPGVELVRFLEACARAMPAGLGMHVVLDGHRAHHEGVLRAFSARCPHLEVHVAPTRDRFVAIATWALALPTERGNGPGTDGDVQPEARALLLASPPALPFVWTMPADNPRPPGGPDSVRYVMGEGKPDTSAQPRPYLACVG, from the coding sequence ATGCAGCGACCTCGACTGACGATCTCCTTGAACGACGACGAACGAAGCACCCTCGAAGCCTGGGCAAACCCTCGAAAGGAGGCGCCTTCGGGCCCTCCGCGGCGGGCCTTGCGCGCGAGGATGGTGCTGCTCTGCGCCGAAGGGCTCGACGATGCCACGATCGCGGCCCACCTCGGGACGGGGGCGAGCACGGTGGGCAAATGGAGGGGGCGGTTCGTCCGGGATAGGCTGGCTGGGCTCGACGACTCGGCTCGCTCGGGGGTGCCGCGCAGGATCACCGACGCGCAGATCGAGGACGTTGTGCTGCGGACGCTCGAAAAGACGCCGCCGGGCGGCCTGCGCTGGACCCGGCGCGCGATGGCGCATGCGACCGGGCTCAGTCGCTCCACCATCGATCGACTCTGGCGCGCGTTCGGGCTGTCGCCCCATCGCGCTGCGGCCGAGGAGACGGCGCGACCGTTGCGCCTCGACGCCGTGCGCGCGGTCGTGGGACTGTCCTCGAGCCCGCCCGACAGCGCGCTCGTGCTCGCCGTCGAAGACGAAGCGCCGCCGGGCGAGGGCCCGCTACGCCTGGGTCCGCTCGTGCTCTCGGCCCCCTGCCCTGCGGAGCCCGACCCACACGAGGTCGGGACCGCCATGCGTGCCCTGCTCCTGCAGGCGGATAGGACAACCGTGCAGGGGAAAAAGCCCTACAGGCCCCGGCCTGGGGTCGAGCTCGTCCGTTTCCTCGAGGCTTGCGCGCGTGCCATGCCCGCGGGCCTCGGCATGCACGTCGTCCTCGACGGCCACCGCGCCCACCACGAGGGAGTGCTTCGGGCCTTCTCGGCTCGGTGCCCGCACCTCGAGGTCCATGTGGCTCCGACACGCGATCGCTTCGTCGCGATCGCGACCTGGGCCCTCGCGCTGCCGACGGAGCGCGGAAACGGCCCGGGAACAGACGGGGATGTCCAGCCCGAGGCTCGGGCGCTCCTCCTCGCGTCGCCGCCCGCCCTGCCCTTCGTCTGGACAATGCCCGCGGACAACCCCCGACCGCCGGGCGGGCCGGACAGCGTCCGTTACGTGATGGGCGAGGGCAAACCGGACACGAGCGCTCAGCCCCGACCGTACCTCGCCTGCGTTGGATAG
- a CDS encoding KGG domain-containing protein gives MDREKQRSIASKGGRAAHEKGTAHEFTPEEARNAGRKGGEVVSQNRKHMAEIGRKGGERVSQDREHMAQIGRKGGEAVSSDRQHMAQIGRKGGEARGGEHHR, from the coding sequence ATGGACCGGGAGAAGCAGCGCTCGATCGCCAGCAAGGGCGGCCGGGCGGCGCACGAGAAGGGCACGGCGCACGAGTTCACGCCGGAAGAGGCGCGCAACGCCGGCCGCAAGGGCGGCGAGGTCGTGAGCCAGAACCGCAAGCACATGGCCGAGATTGGCCGCAAGGGCGGCGAGCGCGTCAGCCAGGACCGCGAGCACATGGCCCAGATCGGCCGCAAGGGCGGCGAGGCCGTGAGCAGCGATCGTCAGCACATGGCGCAGATCGGCCGCAAGGGCGGCGAGGCGCGCGGCGGCGAGCATCATCGCTGA
- a CDS encoding MBL fold metallo-hydrolase has protein sequence MSALAIRVVGVGDAFTSRYYNACFLVEAGATRLLVDAPPALGRALADLGERGGEPIGLGDVDAVLITHLHGDHVGGLEQLLFYRRFVTGKRARLFAAPEVLAGLWDTRLKGGMDTLMHPDGSRASLGLDDYADVSPLGPGRNAIGGLSVEWRPTIHHIPTSALRFSASGRSFGYSADTAFDPSLVEWLSRSDLFFHETNLGVHTPLASLVGLPAEVQGRMRLIHYPDFHDPGASPIPCASEGDRYEL, from the coding sequence ATGAGCGCGCTCGCGATCCGGGTCGTGGGCGTGGGGGACGCTTTCACGTCCCGCTATTACAACGCCTGTTTTCTGGTCGAGGCCGGCGCGACGCGTCTTCTCGTGGACGCGCCGCCGGCGCTCGGTCGTGCGCTCGCGGATCTCGGCGAGCGCGGAGGGGAGCCGATCGGGCTCGGCGACGTGGACGCGGTGCTCATCACGCACCTTCATGGCGACCACGTGGGCGGGCTCGAGCAGCTCCTTTTTTATCGCCGCTTCGTGACGGGCAAGCGCGCGCGCCTTTTCGCGGCCCCGGAGGTGCTCGCCGGGCTGTGGGATACCCGGCTCAAAGGTGGAATGGATACCCTCATGCACCCCGACGGCTCGCGCGCGTCGCTCGGGCTCGACGATTATGCGGACGTCTCTCCGCTCGGGCCGGGAAGGAACGCCATCGGCGGGCTCTCGGTCGAGTGGCGGCCGACGATCCACCACATCCCGACCTCGGCGCTGCGATTTTCTGCTTCGGGCCGGAGCTTCGGATACAGCGCGGATACCGCGTTCGATCCTTCGCTCGTCGAATGGCTGTCTCGAAGCGACCTTTTCTTCCACGAGACGAACCTCGGCGTGCACACGCCCCTCGCCTCGCTCGTGGGATTACCCGCCGAGGTCCAGGGCCGCATGCGGCTCATTCATTATCCGGATTTTCATGATCCCGGCGCCTCGCCCATCCCCTGCGCGAGCGAGGGGGACAGGTACGAGCTTTAG
- a CDS encoding SDR family NAD(P)-dependent oxidoreductase, producing MGRFEGQVVFITGASAGIGAGVARRFAAVGADVALVARRKDRLESIAATIRKLGRRALVLEADVTRDGDLEAAAEATRKAFGRIDVLVANAGYGVVGAFDKLELADYRRQLETNFYGVLRAVYATLPDIERVRGRIAIVGSVSGYLATPGTIAYSVSKAAVHSLAQGMRLELAGKGVSVTLIVPGFVESEIRLLDNQGVLKAGAADPVPRWLVMPTDRAAREIVGAIARRDPERVITGHGKMAVFLQRHTPSLLSAAIGLGARRRRELRWDEAPGQ from the coding sequence ATGGGTAGGTTCGAAGGGCAGGTCGTCTTCATCACGGGAGCCTCCGCGGGGATCGGGGCGGGGGTAGCGCGGCGATTCGCGGCCGTGGGGGCCGACGTGGCGCTCGTCGCGCGGCGCAAGGACAGGCTCGAGTCGATCGCGGCCACCATCCGCAAGCTCGGCCGGCGCGCGCTCGTCCTCGAGGCCGACGTCACGCGCGACGGCGATCTCGAGGCCGCCGCAGAGGCCACGCGCAAGGCCTTCGGCCGCATCGACGTGCTCGTCGCGAACGCGGGCTACGGCGTGGTCGGCGCCTTCGACAAGCTCGAGCTCGCCGACTACCGCCGCCAGCTCGAGACCAACTTCTACGGCGTGCTGCGCGCCGTCTACGCCACCCTGCCGGACATCGAGCGCGTCCGCGGGCGCATCGCGATCGTCGGGAGCGTCTCGGGCTACCTCGCGACGCCGGGCACCATCGCGTATTCGGTCAGCAAGGCGGCCGTTCATTCGCTCGCGCAGGGCATGCGCCTCGAGCTGGCTGGCAAGGGCGTCTCCGTCACCCTCATCGTCCCCGGGTTCGTCGAATCGGAAATTCGACTGCTCGACAATCAGGGCGTGCTCAAGGCCGGCGCCGCCGATCCGGTCCCGCGCTGGCTCGTCATGCCCACCGACCGCGCGGCCCGCGAGATCGTCGGGGCCATCGCGCGCCGCGACCCCGAGCGCGTGATCACCGGCCACGGCAAGATGGCCGTCTTCCTCCAGCGCCACACGCCGAGCCTGCTCTCGGCCGCCATCGGCCTCGGCGCGCGCAGGCGCCGCGAATTGCGCTGGGACGAAGCCCCCGGACAGTAG